In Phlebotomus papatasi isolate M1 chromosome 1, Ppap_2.1, whole genome shotgun sequence, the following proteins share a genomic window:
- the LOC129798943 gene encoding uncharacterized protein LOC129798943 yields MFRTPRKSDRVNKGVPPKRYGFEESPHEGEAEAENFRETEKSLLDLEISETRMKLELIQLEKKKALEAMGSRSTSTPKFSPKYAPRIEPLDSDDTDDDLETHSAASLRKEYTSDMKMFMSRQTMMKDMKTFDGSYQEWPIFSSWWNSTATACEFTQEEALTQLEKCLKGDDRETVQFLLHDSRNLQLILDKLEKRFGRPEFLIMTMMEKVNELPPVKEEKPESVMKFASAVSNLVSSLEVMGKRNYLDNPQLMREVVNKLPLSMKIQWSESEEAEIGSYVTMKTLAGWLNKKAEAAVNRMILCGECPKGKDKNGPEKKSKVLVTAEAVLKPCNLCNSTEHMAKDCGSFVKASVDQRWKILTSKKLCFLCLGKNHSAPECRKKQKCKINDCGKKHHEMLHKEVEQSVQQTEANPSTSVTVDGQGSSSATVSGNHASNSGGPKASADVSGKVVHVNAQATVPRMLMKILPVYVTGPRGTIKVYAFLDEGSTITMVKDTLADRMGLTGPNKPLRFQGASGLPQIDNTSKSVEMKIRGTFSHAREYTLYNVRTMKEMSLPQQTTWWKLNQKSSLDSIMWH; encoded by the exons ATGTTCAGGACACCGAGGAAAAGCGATCGGGTGAACAAAGGCGTTCCACCCAAGAGATATGGATTCGAAGAGTCTCCACACGAGGGGGAGGCTGAAGCGGAGAATTTCCGCGAGACAGAGAAGTCTCTATTGGATCTAGAGATCTCTGAAACCAGGATGAAGCTGGAACTGATCCAGCTGGAAAAGAAGAAGGCACTTGAGGCCATGGGAAGTCGATCAACTTCAACACCGAAATTTTCACCCAAGTATGCTCCGCGAATTGAGCCATTGGATTCTGATGACACAGATGATGATCTGGAGACTCACTCTGCAGCTTCCCTGAGGAAGGAGTATACCTCAGACATGAAAATGTTCATGTCAAGGCAAACTATGATGAAAGATATGAAAACCTTCGACGGAAGCTACCAGGAGTGGCCAATTTTCTCCAGCTGGTGGAACAGCACAGCGACAGCGTGTGAATTCACGCAGGAAGAGGCTTTGACACAGCTCGAAAAATGCCTGAAGGGAGATGACCGGGAGACGGTTCAGTTCCTGCTGCACGATTCGAGGAATCTGCAGCTGATTCTCGACAAATTGGAGAAAAGGTTTGGACGTCCGGAATTCCTCATCATGACGATGATGGAGAAGGTGAATGAGCTGCCTCCGGTGAAGGAGGAAAAGCCTGAATCCGTGATGAAGTTTGCCTCAGCTGTGAGCAATCTGGTGTCGTCCCTGGAGGTAATGGGTAAGAGAAATTATCTTGATAATCCTCAATTAATGCGGGAAGTTGTGAACAAGCTTCCACTTTCCATGAAAATTCAGTGGTCAGAATCAGAGGAGGCTGAGATTGGTTCTTATGTAACCATGAAAACTCTTGCTGGGTGGTTGAACAAAAAAGCAGAGGCTGCTGTGAATCGTATGATTCTCTGTGGGGAATGTCCCAAGGGAAAAGACAAAAATGGTCCAGAGAAAAAGTCCAAAGTCCTTGTTACAGCTGAGGCTGTTTTGAAGCCATGTAATCTTTGTAATTCCACTGAGCACATGGCCAAAGATTGTGGGAGTTTTGTTAAAGCATCTGTGGACCAAAGatggaagattttgacaagCAAGAAGCTTTGCTTCCTGTGCTTGGGCAAAAATCACAGTGCCCCTGAATGTCGCAAAAAGCAAAAATGTAAAATCAATGATTGCGGCAAAAAACATCATGAGATGCTCCACAAAGAAGTTGAACAGAGTGTTCAGCAGACTGAAGCAAATCCCTCTACTTCAGTGACTGTAGATGGCCAGGGAAGTAGCTCAGCTACTGTCAGTGGAAATCATGCCAGTAATTCGGGAGGTCCGAAAGCATCAGCTGATGTTTCCGGAAAAGTGGTGCATGTCAATGCGCAAGCGACAGTACCGAGAATGTTGATGAAAATCTTACCAGTGTACGTTACAGGTCCCAGAGGAACTATCAAAGTTTATGCCTTCCTAGATGAGGGATCTACTATTACAATGGTGAAGGACACTCTGGCAGATAGAATGGGCTTGACTGGACCTAACAAACCGCTGAGATTCCAGGGAGCATCTGGATTGCCACAAATTGACAACACCTCGAAAAGTGTTGAGATGAAAATTAGAGGCACATTTTCTCATGCACGAGAATACACCCTCTACAATGTGAGAACTATGAAAGAAATGAGCTTGCCACAGCAGACA ACATGGTGGAAGCTGAACCAGAAATCCTCATTGGACTCGATAATGTGGCATTAA